The segment GGACAAGCTCGGACCACCATCTGCCTTCCCGGGATTTCTGGGACGACTCCACGTCTGGCTTCCAGgacattttttcccccagtctggCCTGGAACctccttcctcctaacctcttaCTTTGGGATACCAGGCAGGTGGCACTGTTTCCAGCTGTGGGGGAGGAAGGCATCTTGTGAACCCTGTCTTTTCACTATTCTCAGTCAAACCCAAGCCCCTGCTACAAGTGTTCATTCTGCGCATCACTGTACTTGTGACAATCCCATTTCCTGATCTCTTCTCGGAtagctcttccctttctcttgctGGATTCTTCTCTCCCGCCGTGGAGGATAATCCCCCCAGTCCTGCACTGAGCTGCCCCctctctgccctctccctccatcccGCAGGATACAGCAACCACACCTTCGGCCCCTCCACCCACAACCTTGCAGAGCCCTCGCCGCCCAGCTCATCCCACGAATCACAGAACTGATCCGATCCCGTTCTTGTCAGGCTCTTGTGTCTCAgctcctgagcttgtttttgcttgGCCCACAATGAAGACTAGCATGAAGCGCTATTTAATCATGAGGAAGAACAAGAAACTCTAACAAATCCTCTAAGTAAGAATTTGTTGTTCAGTGAGTGGCTCTTTGGCTAAAATCTAAGCTCCTTTGAGTAGGACTATTCATCTGTGGTACCCAAAGCCATTATTAAATAAGCTTGTGTCAAAATAAATACAGCTTTTCAAGACAAACTAACACCCCGCTCTGTCATTCCTAATAACTCAGTGGGCCAGAACAGTTGGGATGAAAGAAGGGTTTATCCCAGTTCTGTACAGGGGCGGTATTGGGGATTCtaacggggtggggtggggtgcgttTTGTTTCTCCACATGgaacttcctttccttgtctgcacCCTCCGCTGTGTGCAGGGAAGGCCCGTCTCTCCTGTGTGAACAGGCTGAAGGCCCTTCTTCTGGCTATGGGGAAGGCGTACCTCATTCGGTCCTGGGGGTCAGGTGTGTGAGCTAGCCAGTGAGCTGACCGTCTAGGTTTCCTTGCACGGTGTCATTACATAATCGTCTGTCTGGTGGTGTCGGCGGCACCGGCAGCCCTCAGCCCAGGCTGCTCCTAGAGCACCAGCTGGTGTCAGCACCAGACCAAGCCAGCACCGGATCGGTTTCAAGCTCTTAGCCGGACATCCATTCAGGGCCCTAAATCCAGCAACCCCCCAACTGCTCAGGTGGGGGGTGCAGTGCCAACCCGGACCCCGAGCCCGGGCCGGACCCCACGCCTCACTGCAGTCACCAGAACCACAACTGACCCCGGGCGCCCCCAAGCAGGGGGCCCGGGGTGCTGGGGTCCCTCCGCCCCGGGAAGCTGGGGGGCGCCCCACACCGCCGCAGGGGGCCCGGGGCGCTGGGGTCCCTCCACCCCGGGAAGCTGGGGGGCGCCCCACACCGCCGCAGGGGGCCCGGGGCGCTGGGGGGGGCACGGGGCGCTGGGGGGGCACCGTCACACCGCCGCAGGGGCCCGGGGCGCAGGGGTCCCTCCACCCCGGGAAGCTGGTGGGCGCCCCACACCGCCGCAGGGGGCCCGGGGCGCTGGGGGGGCACCGTCACACCGCCGCAGGGGGCCCGGGGCGCTGGGGGGGCACCGTCACACCGCCGCAGGGGCCCGGGGCGCTGGGGGGGCACCGTCCACACCGCCGCAGGGGGCCTGGGGCGCTGGGGGGGCACCGTCACACCGCCGCAGGGGGCTCGGGGCGCTGGGGGGGCACCGTCACACCGCCGCAGGGGCTCGGGGCGCTGGGGGGGCACCGTCACACCGCCGCAGGGGGCCGGGGCGCTGGGGGGGCACCGTCACACCGCCGCAGGGGGCCCGGGGCTCTGGGGGGGCACGGGGCACTGGGGGGGGCATGGGGCGctgggggggcccggggcgctgGGGGGGCACCGTCACACCGCCGCAGGGGGCCCGGGGCGCTGGGGGGGCACCGTCACACCGCCGCAGGGGCCCGGGGCGCTGGGGGGGGCCGTCACACCGCCGCAGGGGCCCGGGGCGCTGGGGGGGCACCGTCACACCGCCGCAGGGGGCCCGGGGCGCTGGGGGGGCACCGTCACACCGCCGCAGGGGCCCGGGGCGCTGGGGGGGCACCGTCACACCGCCGCAGGGGCCCGGGGCGCTGGGGGGGCACCGTCACACCGCCGCAGGGGGCccggggcgctgggggggggcccggggcgctgggggggggCCGTCACACCGCCGCAGGGGgcccggggcgcagggggggCACCGTCACACCGCCGCAGGGGgcccggggcgcagggggggCACCGTCACACCGCCGCAGGGgcccggggcgcaggggggggGCACCGTCACACCGCCGCAGGGGGCCCGGGGCGCTGGGGGGGCCCCGTCGTTGGCAGCGCCCCCCGACTGCCCAGAGCAGCCGCCGGAAggccctccgcgccccgcccaccccggaaACCGACCCGGCAGCACTAACACCCGGCGGGGACGGATCCGAACCCGCCACCGGCTCGCGCCGGAAGTGGGTGGGACACGCCGCCGGAAGTCCCTCCGAGCTCCTCGACTCGAGGGCGGGGCGGGTCTTCTCGCGAGAGGCGCGAAGCCTCGCGGGACGGCGTTCGAAAGCTGTGGCGCCCAGCGGAGGCCGGTGAGGGCGCCGGGCGGGGCGTCCCGGGCCGGGGGCGTCGGCGGGCGGGGCGCTCGGGTCTCCCGGCTCGGCCTGTGCGGCCGCCGGcgccggggggcgcgcgggggtgaGGGCGAGGggagcgggcagggcgggggagccgggcgcggcggggcggcggggcggcggggcggcggggcggaaCGGGTCTCGCCCGGAACGCGGGCCTCGCGGGCGAGCTTCCGGCCGGACGCGGTCCAGCGTGGGACCGGGGCCCCGCCGCGCTGCCGGCCGGGGGGAAAcgggccggggcggccgggggcccCGCTGCGCCGGAGGCCGGGAAGCCCGGGGGAggcccggggcggccgggggggccgggggggccgctGCGCCGGAGGCCGGGAAGCCCGGGGGAggcccggggcggccgggggggccggggcggccgtGGGGGCCGGGCCGCCGATGTGAGGAACGCCCCCGGGGCTCGGCTTCCGAGCTCGCTGCCGGCGAGGACGGGAGGGGCCGCGGCGAGTGGgcgccccggggcgggcgggcgggcgacaCCGGGAGAGCGAGCATGCCCCGAGCCCCGCTTGATGTCGTGCGGCTCCCACGAGGGCCCGGATCCCGCGCCCGACGCGCCCCTCCTCCGGGCGGGGCCGTCGCCGCCCCCGTCTTCCAGGTGAGATGAGAGGACGTCACACATTCTGGCTCACGAGCAGGCAGccagctgtgtgtggggggggggggccgggccggaCCTCAGCCCGAGCTGCTGTTTGCCCCCCACATGCTGGATGCACGCCACGCTTTGAGAGATTGGAGAGGAAAGGGGCTGATGCTTCGTGCTCGGGAGCTAGACTCGGATTCCATCTCCTTTGGCCATTTACTAGCTAATAACCCGGGCCACGCCGCGTCTCCTTGTGTTTTGTCTAGATTGCCTGTGTACAGTGGGCCCGTGCCGTCTCGTGGGGCTGCCCAGGGCATTGCATAAGGTGATGCCACGCCTAGGGTGACGCTGTGCTGCCCCTCTGGCTTCCTGATTGCAGGTTGGTGGGTTAACTTTCATCCACTAGATCTCTGCTGGCACACTTGCCTAGGGAAACCTTCTTTATCCACCTTCCCTCCTACCCTGTTCTCCACCACCCTGGGGCCAGATGAGGGCAGTTCCCCTGTTAGGGCCTCAGAGACCACTCTCTGCCTCTCCGTGTGCGCGCGCGTTACACTTGCAGGTTTATAGTTCAGGTGATAGACTGTAAGACTCAAGAGGAAAGGTTATTCCTTGTCCGGTGTTTTGAGTCAACACTGCACAGTTACTGCCAACACAATGTTGGACAATTTCATAGGACTCCAACCAGACTTTTTGAGTGAATGAGAGCTAGTTTTGCCATATCGAGGTTAACTCCATATTTCTTTGGTAGATGTTGAGATGACAGTATTCACTTAACCGAGACTTCCAAGGGAATGAATAAAGATGATGTACTTGAAGTAGTTGGCTTGGCAAATAAATGGTTGTTACAACAGTGCAACACTTAGCTAGATGTCCCTACCACAATGCAGGCATGTGAACACTTTCCAGTATAAAGTGGTAGCCACTATCCCCGAGTAACCCATGGTAACTATTGTCTCTGCTGGAACCCTGTATTCTCCATCctcatcttcattcttttttttttttttttttttggccagtcctggggcttggactcagggcctgagcactgtccctggcttctttttgctcaaggctagcactctgccacttgagccacagcgccacttctggccattttctgtatatgtggtgctggggaatcgaacccagagcctcatgtatatgaggcaggcactcttgccactaggccatatccccagccccctcatcttCATTCTTAAAGATGTTGCTTCCTAATCCATTGACACACTGAATCGCTGTGTCTACCTGGCTGTAAGCACGTGTGCTTGGACACTGGTTTTCCTCACTTTAGGCGGAATGTCCCTGTTCCAATCTCTGCACGTGAACTCACCGTCTTCTTTAATCAGGGATAGTCCATTGTCACTTGTATAATAGGTTTCTACTctcatggctttatttttttctgttcaaaaaataagaaagaaagctgCCGCCATCCCTTCTCCAGCTACTCCCCCAGTTTCTGCTTTTTGCATCCTCTTAAGCCCACTCTACTGGGCTCTTGTCCCATGTCACCGTCTCCCCGCCCCCTGCCAGAGCTGCCCCTGGGGTCACCAGTGACCCCCATTAATTTGGAACCAGTGGTTAGTACTCAGTGTCGTGACGCCTCAGACACAGAGTTCTTGGATTGCCTATGGGCCTTTTTACACTGGACGTACAGTCAGTGCTGTAAAGTTTCTGGATTTCTCTTATCCTCTTGAGTTGTGTGGGTCATGCAGTTAGAAGTCAGGAACAGACTCTTAATCCTTTGTGTATGGCAAGAGTGCTGAGTACACTTATTTTCTGGTTTACGTTTAAGCTCAAGTAATTATATTTCTTTAACTTATAGGAAATTGAAGACAGGAGAGGAACATGGAGTCAGACAAAATTACAGATCTTCGAAATAAGCTCAAAGAGGCTGAAGAGGAGCGACTCAAAGCTGCACAGTATGGCCTACAACTCCTGGAGAGCCAAACGGAGCTGCAGAGTGAACTGGATAAGTGTCGTCATGAGCTGATGGCCGTGACTGAGGTAGACTGTGTACTTGGATTTACAGGGGGCTGGTTTGCTACTGGAGGTCTATTTTGCTAGCACTTGTCATTTTACTTACAGCATATCTCACTCCCTGTATGCTCTGTCCATGTGAAAGGAGAATGAGCTAAATCAATTTCTCATGTTCTTCCCGACCTAACGTATTCTGACTTTACAGAGAATCTTGTTATGCTTGCTCTTACCACGTTCTGCCATTCTGACCCCCAGCTGTGGTTTTGTCTGAACTCTGGTGAGGTGGCCTGACTTGTTTCAGGTTTCAGAGCTCAGGTGACATCTAAATGTCACTTTGCAGGACTTTCATTCTCCTTACAAGCTGTAGGCATCTGAGTTGTGACAGAAAGAAACTCTGAGGCCGTGATTTTAAGCCTAAGGATTACctcaaaaaggagagaaataaataatagttGATCTCTGTCCACTAAACATTCTTTCTCTGTAGCTCTTTGTAAATGGCACAGCATCGACATCATTGCTTGAGTCAAAACTTGTGACTCTCATGTTTATTGTTGGTCACAGGACTTGGCCGATAAGCCATCCACTCAGGCAGAGCTGTGGTCTGGACGCCATCCTCACTGCGCTGGACCACAGCTGCGCCTCGTTCCCAGGCTGCCTGCTTCCGGCGCGGCCCCTCATGCCATCCTTCCCCACACAGCCACCTAGCGGTCACAGGAACACCTGAAAGGTtgcgcccctccctgccccggccACTCGGGCTTCAATTCTCTGTACAATGAAACCTGAGCTCTCTACGGGGGCTCGGGGTCCCCGTGTGAGCTGATCTCCTCTCAGACAGACCACTCCTCTTCTGCTGTGCCTCCGTGAGGGCCAGCAACACcttcacccccctccctcccaaggaGCACTGGGGCCACTGCCTGTGTCCACCTCCCCAGGAGCTTGTGAGACCCTGTCCTGTGTGTCAGGCACATCTAAGGGGTTCATTGAGGCCGAGTCGCACAGTGAACTCCAGATGTGATACACATCTGGAGGCGGTGAGGCCGCCTCCCCGCGACCCCCTCCGTGGGGTTTTGTGTCATTGAATTGTCATCGGATCCGTTTGCAGAAATACGAGCAGGAGACATACACTCTGCAGAGGGCCGTGGAGCTCAAGAGCCGCATGCTGGAGAGCTTGAGCTGTGAGTATGAGGCCGCAAAGCAGCAGCAGAAGGCGCAGCTGGAGCAGCAGGAAGAGCAGCTGGGCCGGAGGCGCGCGCAGGAGGTGGGCGAGCTCAGAGACAAGGTGGGATGTCCGCGTTCCGGAgcgaccccccacccctgcccggcCGTCCGCGGGCGGGGCCCGAAGGCTCCCCCAAGCACGCCCGCGGGCCGTGACCTCTCCCTCCCGCCTCACTTCAGCTGGGAAGGCTGAAGGCAGACCTGGACGAGGCCCGGCTGAGCGAGAAGCAGCTGAGGCACAAGGCGGAGCACCAGAGGGAGCTCCTGGCGCAGAAGGCGGAGGAGCTGCGGCTCCTGTCCGCGCGTGGGCCCGAGCGCGCCTCCTCGGAGCTGCTGGCCCTGCAGACGGAGCTGGCCGACGCGGAGCGCCTCAAGGTGGGACGGGCCGCCCCCTGGGGCCTCcgcgcgggccgggccgcgggccgggccgcgggccAGAGTCGGTGGGAAGAGCGGGTCGTCCGGGGCCTTTGG is part of the Perognathus longimembris pacificus isolate PPM17 chromosome 25, ASM2315922v1, whole genome shotgun sequence genome and harbors:
- the LOC125342026 gene encoding basic proline-rich protein-like, with amino-acid sequence MCDVLSSHLEDGGGDGPARRRGASGAGSGPSWEPHDIKRGSGHARSPGVARPPAPGRPLAAAPPVLAGSELGSRAPGAFLTSAARPPRPPRPPRPPRASPGLPGLRRSGPPGPPGRPGPPPGFPASGAAGPPAAPARFPPAGSAAGPRSHAGPRPAGSSPARPAFRAEPGDPSAPPADAPGPGRPARRPHRPPLGATAFERRPARLRASREKTRPALESRSSEGLPAACPTHFRREPVAGSDPSPPGVSAAGSVSGVGGARRAFRRLLWAVGGRCQRRGPPSAPGPLRRCDGAPPLRPGPLRRCDGAPPAPRAPCGGVTVPPLRPGPPAARPGPLRRCDGAPPAPRAPCGGVTVPPQRPGPLRRCDGPPQRPGPLRRAPAPCGGVTVPPQRPEPLRRCDGAPPAPRAPCGGVTVPPQRPRPPAAVWTVPPQRPGPLRRCDGAPPAPRAPCGGVTVPPQRPGPPAAVWGAHQLPGVEGPLRPGPLRRCDGAPPAPRAPPSAPGPLRRCGAPPSFPGWRDPSAPGPLRRCGAPPSFPGRRDPSTPGPLLGGARGQLWFW